The Meleagris gallopavo isolate NT-WF06-2002-E0010 breed Aviagen turkey brand Nicholas breeding stock unplaced genomic scaffold, Turkey_5.1 ChrUn_random_7180001846136, whole genome shotgun sequence genome includes a window with the following:
- the PQBP1 gene encoding polyglutamine-binding protein 1 produces the protein MPLPAALQCRLAKRGLLKHVEPEPEEEIIAEDYDDAHVDYEASRLEGLPPPGTSAGPHLVSGAGGGIDRGWGSLWAPFGGWRGLMGDLWGSCGAQGVLWRSYGARGGPMEALWGWRDLLGVLWGWESSNKG, from the exons ATGCCGCTCCCCGCCGCCCTGCAGTGCCGTTTGGCCAAGCGCGGTCTGCTCAAACACGTGGAGCCCG agccagaggaggaGATCATTGCAGAGGATTACGACGACGCCCACGTGGACTACGAAGCGTCACGACTGGAGGGGCTGCCCCCCCCTGGTACAAGTGCTGGACCCCACCTGGtgagcggggctggggggggaaTAGATAGGGGTTGGGGGAGCTTATGGGCACCCTTTGGGGGCTGGAGAGGTCTTATGGGGGATCTGTGGGGATCCTGTGGGGCTCAGGGAGTCCTATGGAGGTCTTATGGTGCTCGGGGGGGTCCTATGGAGGCCTTATGGGGCTGGAGAGATCTTTTGGGGgttctgtggggctgggagagcTCTAATAAGGGCTAG